One part of the Leeia speluncae genome encodes these proteins:
- the yjgA gene encoding ribosome biogenesis factor YjgA, whose translation MNQTEYYDDDEPLYDGPSKSQRKRDMHDLQDIGDELVALGVEQLKKMDLPDRLFDAIIEAKRLTAHGAIRRQSQYIGKIMRSIDAEPIRVYLDALKQPSVEHTSWLHKLERTRDRLLTDSKALTELVEEFPEADIQQVRQLIRNANKEKELNKPPKAYRELFQLLKSLTPPPTVVGDASLEEGSLESDEDE comes from the coding sequence ATGAATCAGACAGAATATTACGACGACGATGAGCCACTTTACGATGGTCCGAGCAAATCTCAACGCAAAAGAGATATGCATGATCTACAAGATATTGGCGATGAACTCGTTGCTTTAGGCGTTGAGCAATTAAAAAAAATGGATCTGCCAGACCGTCTGTTTGATGCCATCATCGAAGCGAAGCGACTGACCGCACACGGTGCCATTCGTCGCCAATCCCAATATATCGGCAAGATTATGCGCAGTATCGATGCCGAACCGATTCGTGTTTATCTAGATGCATTAAAGCAACCAAGTGTTGAACATACTTCTTGGTTACATAAACTAGAACGTACTCGTGATCGCTTACTGACTGACTCGAAAGCGCTAACTGAATTAGTTGAAGAATTCCCTGAAGCAGATATTCAGCAAGTTCGTCAGTTAATTCGTAATGCGAATAAAGAAAAAGAGTTAAACAAGCCGCCAAAAGCTTATCGAGAACTCTTTCAACTACTAAAGTCTTTGACTCCACCACCTACGGTAGTGGGTGATGCATCATTAGAAGAAGGCAGTTTAGAAAGCGATGAGGATGAGTAA